The proteins below are encoded in one region of Paraburkholderia aromaticivorans:
- a CDS encoding PAAR domain-containing protein has protein sequence MARQVIVTGDALVPFGGKVVGGSEVDNLDGRKVARKGDQVNCAEHGVNPIAEGDDSTLVDDRPVALEGHRASCGCTLVSRQQTSSVA, from the coding sequence ATGGCACGTCAGGTTATCGTGACAGGCGACGCACTCGTCCCCTTCGGTGGAAAAGTCGTTGGAGGATCAGAGGTGGACAACTTAGATGGTCGCAAGGTTGCCCGCAAGGGTGACCAGGTGAATTGCGCGGAGCACGGCGTCAATCCGATTGCGGAGGGGGACGACTCGACACTCGTCGATGACAGGCCTGTGGCGCTTGAAGGGCATCGGGCTTCGTGTGGTTGCACATTGGTGAGTCGTCAACAAACATCGTCTGTAGCGTGA
- a CDS encoding SEL1-like repeat protein, whose translation MKFVSARYLIGLCLLVVVTQAALAVSPIHYLTTAMSSSDLPRYTKLPLFAPHRKDFTCVYQEQHLTPVDPQADLWFQQALALELDPNIYWEDKDWRKIYQLYQQAAERNHWKAMLNLAGLILSDYPVPVRDPEMATRWVEKAMQLGVPDAWDTMGVYHMKGIVKGGSATSAYAFFQKAADMGSPSAQAFLGAALNAGWDNPGNGFWANMPVAVKMLECSLGQGYGDAADELEFIYAAPHTPDANLRALRVLHEGVKLGSAKCANSLAAEFSGFDLSTGKNIAGYVDKERSKRYRKIGDVLKWYEGTLKLPNLDKVLPLPPAALPKWDGDAQTLIDAAKAVTPPPASPTRSSQSEPHPALMKAGLLRQLADRPQPLRCDGGHKCPQSGIWEARVAADHPLAALYNRWDRQAFVERGARFPEPRQQHLDISAHEVSWTWLGSPNQLRVADVYDIAL comes from the coding sequence ATGAAATTCGTATCCGCTCGATATCTGATCGGCCTGTGCCTTCTTGTTGTCGTGACACAGGCCGCCCTTGCCGTATCCCCAATTCACTATTTGACGACTGCCATGTCCAGTTCCGATTTGCCCCGTTATACGAAACTGCCACTGTTTGCTCCGCACCGCAAGGATTTCACATGTGTGTATCAGGAACAGCATCTGACGCCCGTCGATCCTCAGGCCGATCTGTGGTTCCAGCAGGCACTCGCGTTGGAACTCGATCCCAATATCTATTGGGAAGACAAGGACTGGAGAAAGATCTACCAGCTTTACCAGCAGGCAGCGGAACGCAACCACTGGAAAGCGATGCTCAACCTCGCAGGCCTGATCCTGAGTGACTATCCGGTTCCTGTGAGGGACCCGGAGATGGCAACCCGCTGGGTGGAGAAGGCGATGCAGCTAGGGGTGCCAGATGCGTGGGACACGATGGGTGTCTATCACATGAAGGGCATTGTCAAGGGCGGAAGTGCCACGAGTGCCTATGCGTTTTTCCAGAAAGCGGCGGACATGGGTAGCCCGTCGGCCCAGGCGTTCCTGGGCGCGGCGCTTAACGCCGGTTGGGACAATCCGGGCAATGGGTTTTGGGCGAATATGCCTGTTGCAGTGAAGATGCTCGAATGTTCTCTGGGGCAAGGTTACGGTGACGCGGCGGATGAACTGGAGTTCATTTATGCCGCTCCCCACACACCCGACGCAAACCTTCGTGCACTAAGAGTTCTGCATGAGGGCGTAAAGCTCGGTAGCGCGAAGTGTGCGAATTCGCTAGCCGCTGAATTTAGCGGATTCGATCTGTCCACTGGCAAAAATATCGCAGGCTACGTCGATAAGGAGCGGTCCAAACGCTACCGCAAGATCGGCGATGTCCTGAAGTGGTATGAAGGCACCCTGAAGCTCCCCAACTTGGACAAGGTGTTGCCGCTTCCTCCGGCAGCCTTGCCGAAATGGGACGGCGACGCGCAAACGCTGATCGACGCAGCAAAGGCCGTTACTCCGCCACCAGCATCTCCAACGCGCTCGTCACAGTCTGAACCTCACCCGGCTCTAATGAAAGCCGGGCTGCTGCGACAACTCGCGGACAGACCCCAACCATTGCGCTGCGATGGCGGGCACAAATGCCCGCAGTCCGGCATATGGGAGGCTCGCGTTGCCGCAGATCATCCGCTTGCCGCACTGTATAACCGCTGGGACCGGCAAGCGTTCGTTGAGAGAGGTGCCCGCTTTCCCGAGCCGCGACAGCAGCATCTGGATATATCCGCTCACGAAGTCAGCTGGACCTGGCTGGGTAGCCCGAATCAGCTTCGTGTAGCAGATGTGTATGACATTGCCCTGTAG